GCTTGGTAAAATTGCTTGTTAAAACGTATAAAAAAATTAACGAACTATTGATAAATAATTAACATTGTTTACCGATTAATTTTTTATTTCGAACCTATTGTGCTTTTATAGCCTCGTTAGAGGCGATATATAATAAAACATTAAAATCAGGACATTCAAACATATCATAGAATATTCAATTGAACAACAATAAATTTTTAATTTTGTCCCGTTAGGGACAACAGCTTGGTAAAATATACAAACAACTAATTTATGTACCATTAGGTACAACCGCTAAAATAAAATGTCAAACACTTATACACAGATTCATATTCAATGCGTTTTTGCTGTGAAATTCAGAGATGCTGTAATAAATAATTTATTTAAAGAACGATTGCATAAGTATATCATTGCCATTATAAATAATAATGGACACAAGACACTTGCAATTAACAGCATGCCTGACCATATGCATATATTTTTTGGAATGCGGTCCAATCAATCATTATCCGAATTGATGCAGTTAGTAAAAGGCGATTCATCGGAATGGATAAATAAACAAAAATTAGTTTTAGGAAAGTTCCGTTGGCAAGAAGGATATGGAGCATTTTCATATTCAAAATCACATACTGATGCTGTAGTTAAATATGTTTTAAACCAGGAGGAACATCACAGAAAAAAAACATTTTTAGAGGAATATAAAGAAATGTTGAAAAAATTTGAAATTGATTATGACGAGAAGTATATATTCAAAGAACTGGAATAATACATTTTTATTCGGGAAGAAGAGGGTAGTGCCTACGGCACATCATAATCTTAATTGCTGTTCTTTTTTACCAAGCTTTAATGCCTACGGCATATCAAAAGATATATTATATATTTTGTCCTGTAAGGGACAATAGCTTTGTAAAAGAATTTAGGAAGAAATGGGTAGTGCCTACGGCACATCATAATCTTAATTGCTGTTCTTTTTTACCAAGCTTTAATGCCTACGGCATATCAAAAGATATATTATATATTTTGTCCTGTAAGGGACAATAGCTTTGTAAAAGAATTTAGGAAGAAATGGGTAGTGCTTACGGCACATCATAATCTTAATTATTGTTCTTTTTTACCAAGCTTTAATGCCTACGGCATATCAAAAGATATATTATATATTTTGTCCTGTAAGGGACAATAGCTTTGTAAAAGAATTTAGGAAGAAATGGGTAGTGCTTACGGCACATCATAATCTTAATTATTGTTCTTTTTTACCAAGCTTTAATGCCTACGGCATATCAAAAGATATATTATATATTTTGTCCTGTAAGGGACAATAGCTTTGTAAAAGAATTTAGGAAGAAATGGGTAGTGCTTACGGCACATCATAATCTTAATTATTGTTTATTTTTACCAAGCTTTAATGCCTACAGTATAAAAATGATATATTGGAAATTTTTTCCCGTTAGGGACAACAGCTTGGTAAAAAAACATATAAATAAAAAATAAATGTACCGTAGGTACTACCCTGTTTTTACAAAATAATAATAAGTAAAAGAATGAATGTAGAACTTGAAATTACAGAAGATGGCTCGCACACCCTTTCCGTTCCCGGTTTGAAAGAGCATTATCATTCTGTTCATGGAGCTATTTCCGAATCACAGCATATTTTTATCAATGCAGGATTAAAACATGTTCCCGAAAACAAAAAAACTATTTCAATCCTTGAAATAGGCTTTGGAACCGGGCTTAACGCGTTACTTACTTTTCTCGAAACATCCGGTAAAAAAATCAATTGCAATTATACAAGTATAGAATTATACCCTCTTGACGAAAAAATATTCACTTCTTTGAATTACCCGTCATTACTGGGTATTGAGGAAAATATTTTTTTACAACTTCATCGATGTAAATGGAATGAAGAAATTAAAATCTCAGAATATTTTTCTCTGAATAAAAAAAATATTTCAGCCGATAAAATAGATGAAGCTTCTTCATTTTTTGATTTGGTTTATTTTGATGCCTTTGCACCCGACATACAGCCAGAAATGTGGACGGAAGAAATTTTCAGGAAATTATTTGAATGTATGAAAACTGGTGCTGTACTTGCAACGTACTCTACGAAAGGAAATGTGAAAAGAATTTTAAAAGGTGTTGGTTTTGCAATAGAAAAACTTCCTGGTCCCAAAGGGAAAAGAGAAATTTTAAGAGCAGTGAAAAAATAATTATTCTTCAGAATATTCTTTGTCGGCTATATTAAATAGTCCCATTATTAATCCTGATACAGCGCCTCCCAATAATGATAGGATAAGTTCGTTAGTATTACAGAAAAGTTTTTCACCTGCAATAACGTAAGGCATCTGGAATAGCAGGATTGATGCAGAAACAAATAAAATCATATAAAACAGAATGAGGAGAATTTTTTTCATAACATTCCATTTTTATACTCGTTTTTATCAGGCTGCCACAGCAACCTGTTCAATATCTATATATCAAAGTTAAAGAATATAAAACTCTTTTTTTATTTGAATTGAGAATTTAATTAACTATAAATGTTTAATAACTTTTCTAATTATTACAGTAAATAAAATTATTCAAACTATCTTTGTATATTAGTATGAAGAGTTACTTATCAAAATATTTCGTCTGCATTTTTTGCCTGTTGTTTCTATGTAATATCAATGCATACACACAGGAACAACCCGATACATCCACACAAAATAAAGTGGATTCATCTGTTATAAAGCTTAAAGCTGAAATCGACAAACTCACAAAAAACTCATTTATGACAAAAGCTAAATGGGGGATTTGTGTGTTAACTGCTGATTCAGGAAAAACAGTAGTTGAATTGAATTCTGATACCGGTCTTATTCCCGCGTCGACCATGAAAGCTGTAAATACTGCTGCTTCGCTTTCAATGCTTGGAAAAGATTATACGTTTAAAACCTATTTGATGTACGATGGGGATATCGATACATCAGGAGTACTTCACGGAAATATTTTTATTAAAGGGGGAGGGGATCCAACGTTGGGCTCGCCACGTATTGATACGATGAACGACATAAAATATTTACTTCCTGACTGGTTGCAGCGCATTCAGAAATTAGGAATTAAAAAAATTGAAGGTTCTGTGATTGCCGATGCCAGCATATTCGACGATACTATTGCTCCGCCATCGTGGCTTTACGGCGACCTTGGTAATTATTACGGCACAGGTTCTTCAGGACTTAACTTCCATGAAAATTCATTTATCATAACTCTTCAATCGGGCAAATATTATAAAGCTAAAGCAAAAGTTAAAGAACTTAATCCACCTATTCCGTACATTAAAATAGATAATAACGTACTTACCGGTACTAAATATACTGCTGATGATACATGGACATTCGGCGGCCCATATGATAATACAAGAATGATAAAAGGATGGATACCTTACAATAAAAAAGAATATATTCTTCGTTCATCATTGCCCGACCCTTCTTTTTATTGTGCTTATGCTCTGTATAAAATTCTTAAAGACAGTGGAATTGTTATAACCGATTCCTGCACTACTATTAAAATGCTTGCAGATTCAGGTCGTCTTAAAAAATTTCAATCATTTACGGTGTTCCATT
The window above is part of the Bacteroidales bacterium genome. Proteins encoded here:
- the tnpA gene encoding IS200/IS605 family transposase, which translates into the protein MSNTYTQIHIQCVFAVKFRDAVINNLFKERLHKYIIAIINNNGHKTLAINSMPDHMHIFFGMRSNQSLSELMQLVKGDSSEWINKQKLVLGKFRWQEGYGAFSYSKSHTDAVVKYVLNQEEHHRKKTFLEEYKEMLKKFEIDYDEKYIFKELE
- the mnmD gene encoding tRNA (5-methylaminomethyl-2-thiouridine)(34)-methyltransferase MnmD; this translates as MNVELEITEDGSHTLSVPGLKEHYHSVHGAISESQHIFINAGLKHVPENKKTISILEIGFGTGLNALLTFLETSGKKINCNYTSIELYPLDEKIFTSLNYPSLLGIEENIFLQLHRCKWNEEIKISEYFSLNKKNISADKIDEASSFFDLVYFDAFAPDIQPEMWTEEIFRKLFECMKTGAVLATYSTKGNVKRILKGVGFAIEKLPGPKGKREILRAVKK
- the dacB gene encoding D-alanyl-D-alanine carboxypeptidase/D-alanyl-D-alanine-endopeptidase, with translation MFLCNINAYTQEQPDTSTQNKVDSSVIKLKAEIDKLTKNSFMTKAKWGICVLTADSGKTVVELNSDTGLIPASTMKAVNTAASLSMLGKDYTFKTYLMYDGDIDTSGVLHGNIFIKGGGDPTLGSPRIDTMNDIKYLLPDWLQRIQKLGIKKIEGSVIADASIFDDTIAPPSWLYGDLGNYYGTGSSGLNFHENSFIITLQSGKYYKAKAKVKELNPPIPYIKIDNNVLTGTKYTADDTWTFGGPYDNTRMIKGWIPYNKKEYILRSSLPDPSFYCAYALYKILKDSGIVITDSCTTIKMLADSGRLKKFQSFTVFHSISSPPLDTIIYHTNQRSINAYAETILKILAYEKTGKGTTSVGTRIVTDFWRSKGVDLTGFKMIDGSGLSPDDRVSPRQLASIMRAFMSDSLYDVFYQTLPLAGRSGTISTIFKGTIAENNLRAKSGYMRGIRSYTGYVTNKNNHLLTFGIIVNGHTASAEKIRSLLEKIMILIAETNI